The sequence below is a genomic window from Dyadobacter chenwenxiniae.
ACTTTCAGTGCCATCGGATATGAGACGCAGGATGTGGCGGTTGGCAACAAATCAACACTTAATGTTACACTTGCCGAAGATGTTAAAGCTTTGGAAGAGGTCGTTGTCGTAGGTTACGGAACGGTTAAGAAAAAAGATGCAACCGGTGCGGTTTCCGCTTTGGGATCAAAGGATTTCCAGAAAGGGATCGTAACGTCCCCTGAGCAACTGATGCAAGGACGCGTTGCGGGTGTGCAAATTACCCAGTCCAGCGGTGAGCCGGGCGGTGGTATTAACGTGCGTATCCGGGGAACATCGTCGGTTTTGGGTGGTAACAACCCCTTATTTGTAATCGACGGTGTGCCTTTGAGTGGTGATAACACGTCATCAGGTGGTGATAACCAGGGTGTTGGGCGTCAGCCAGCGAAAAACCCGCTTAACTTTCTGAACCCGGACGATATCGCCAGCATGGACATTCTTAAAGATGCGTCTGCAACAGCGATCTACGGTTCACGCGGTGCGAACGGTGTTGTTTTGATTACAACAAAAAGAGGCAAAGGAAAAGGTGCACTTGATTACGGATATTCATTGGGTATCAGTAACATCACTAAAAAATACGATCTGTTGGACGCAGCGGGTTACAAAGCAGCGGGCGGACAGGATCAGGGTTCAAATACAGACTGGCAGGACCTGCTTTTCAAAACAGCATTGACGCATCAGCACAACCTTTCTTATGGTGGCGGTGACGCGTCAGGTAACTATCGTTTCTCGCTTGGTTATATGAATCAGGATGGTATCGTGGAAACATCTAATGTAAAACGTTACAGCGTTGGTTTCAGCGGAACGAAGAAATTTATCGGCGATAAATTGACCATCGGAAGTAACCTGAACTTTGCAAATACACAAGATACAGGTGTTCCCATTTCTGAGAACATTGGTTTTGAAGGTGATTTGATGGGTAGCATTCTGAAAGCAAATCCAACCCGTGCAGCTTACAGAGGCGACACATTGAACCAATCCACAACAACTGAGCCTAACCCGCTTGCATTCGTGAAGCTATCAAAAGATAACAGCAACACGCTTCGTGCCTTGGGTAATATCAACGCGGAACTTGAAATTTTCAGCGGCTTGAAATTCAAAACTGTGCTTGGTTTTGATAAATCCATGTCTACCAGAAAGCAGGCTTATTCAAGAGATCTGGTTGTGGCGGGTATCGAGAAAATCGGTCGCGTTTACATCCGTGACGTTGAAAGTAACAACCAGTTGATGGAAAATTACTTCACTTATGACAAGGAGATCGGAAGTGTTACATTGAATGCACTTTTAGGTTATTCTTATCAGAGCTTTGAAAGCGGAAGCAAAAACGTAGCTGCTGCCAATTTCCGTACCAGTAACCTTGATTTGATGATTAACAACCTGGGTATTGCCGGAACTGTTGGCATTAAGGATGCTACAGCATTGTCAAGCGTAGGTTCGGTTATTCAGAATTCAAGTTATACCAAAGATGAGCTGCAATCTTATTTTGGTCGTTTGAACCTTGGATTTGGAAGCAAATACTTGTTTACAGGTACATTGCGTGTGGATGGTTCTTCTAAATTTGGTGGAAACAACAAATATGGTTACTTCCCATCAGGAGCATTTAAATGGAAACTAGTTGAGGAAGATTTTATCCCCAAAACTGTATTCACGGACCTTTCGCTTCGTATTGGTTATGGTGTGACGGGTAACCAGGCGATCCCTCACAACGTATATGACAGACGTGATCGCTACGATGGCTATTCAATCAACCAAGGCGGTGATGGCATAACAGGTGGTGGTTTGAATGCGGTGGCTTTCAATAACCCGGATTTGAGATGGGAATCTACGGCTGCGGTTAACTTAGGAATTGACTTTTCGATTCTTAAAGGAAGATTGAGTGGTACAGTTGATTTATATAACAAGAGCACAAAAGACCTTCTTTTCAAAGTGGTTGCTGCTCAACCTGCACCAAACCCATTTGTTTATCGCAATCTTGACACAGACATTCAAAACCGCGGTATTGAATTGGCTTTAACAGGTGTAATTGTTGACGGCAAGAAATTCTCATGGGAAATGGTCTTCAATGCATCCTACAACAAAAACCTTGTTAAAAACCTGATCGGAACATATGATACAGGTGAAATCAATGGACAAGGCTTATCCGGTGCATTTGCACAACGTCTGGCAGAAGGTCAACCATTATTTGCTTACTTCCTTCGCGAATTTGGTGGATTTGATGACAACGGAAACTCGCTTTACCCAGCAGGTGACTTCCAGACATTCCTAGGTGGAAAAAGCCCGCTTCCAAAAGTTAATGCTGGTTTAACCAACAATTTAGCTTTTGGACCGTTTGATATGAGCTTGTTCTTTAATGGTGTATTCGGTCACTACCTGTATTCAAACACTGCAAATGCATTCTTTACACAAGGTTCATTTGCAAATGGTCGTAACGTGACAAAAGATGTGATTGGCAATGGGGAAGGCGCATTAAACGCACCGGACGTTTCAACTCGCTTCCTTGAAAAAGGTAATTTCGTTCGCTTGCAAAATCTTTCTTTGGGATATCGCGTTCCAATGAAAGCAAACAAAGTGCTGAGCAATGCAAGAATCTTCGTTACAGGTCAGAATTTATTAACTTTTACAAAGTATAGTGGACAAGATCCAGAGGTAAGCACCAATAAGTCGTTGAATGACATTCCTTCTTTCGGAATTGACTACACTGCTTATCCAAGAGCAAGAACGTGGACAGTGGGTGTTAATGTTTCATTTTAATTCAAATTCATTAAACAATGAAAACCAACCAGATATATAAATTACTTGTCACAGGGGTTTGCATGGCAACATTGTCGGCATGCACTGACCTTGTCAATGAAGAAAAAGATTCCGTTGTAAATAAAGTTGTAGAAGGCAATTTCGCACCGGTTAATGTTCCAGAGGCACTTGCTTCTGCTTACAAAGACCTTTCTACATATTCTGATCAAGCGGGAATCTATGCGCTTGGCCAGCATACAACTGCTGAAATGATCCCGCCAACACGTGGTGTTGACTGGGGCGATAACGGGGTTTGGCGTACATTAGACCAGCATACCTGGGATGCGTCCCACTCTTACATATTGAGCGCGTGGAATAACTTGAACCAGAGAGCTTACAAAGCAACCGAAATCATTGCATCCAATCCTACGGCTGTTCAAAAAGCGCAGGCGCAATTCCTGAGAGCATATAATATGCATTGGGTTATGGATTACTGGGGTTCTGTTCCGGTTCGTGAAGTGACGCAAGGAGTGAACGACCTTCCGAAGGTATTGTCACGCTCCGAAGCATTCGACTATATCGTTAAAGATTTGGAAGAAGCACTTCCTAACCTGCCTAAAAAAGGCCCGTCTGTTAATAATGGAACGGCTTCAAAAGCAGCTGCAAATTTCCTTTTGGCTAAACTTTATCTGAACAAAGCCATTTACAAAGGCGCAACACCGGAAGGTCCTTATACATTTGATAAGGCGGACATGGCCAAAGTTGTAACCTACGTGGATGCAGTTACTGCTGATGGCTATTCTTTGGAAAAAGATTATTTCTCTGCATTCTCTTCTGCGGCAAAAACTGAACCGATTTTCAACGTTCAGGAAGGAACCGCTCAGAACCGCTGGATGATGACTTTGCACTACGGACAAAATCCATCAGGATGGAACGGTTTTGCAACATTGGCTGACTTTTATGACACATTCGAAGCAAAAGATACGCGTATCGGAAAGCCTGCTAAGAAAGACGGAACGCAGTTCTCTGGTATCAGCTACGGTTTCTTGATCGGTCAACAATACGACGAAAAAGGTAAAGTCATTATTGATACTCGTACGCAGAAGCCATTGCAATTCACAAAAGACGTTCCACTGGCAGGTGCAGCAACAGATAAAGGGATCCGGGTAATTAAATATCACCCTGCAAATGCTGGAAAATACTTGCTAATGCGTTATGCAGAAGCATATTTGATGAAAGCAGAAGCATTATTGAGAAGTGGCAATGCAGCAGGTGCTTTGACTCAAATCAACGCATTAAGAACAATGCGTGGTGCTTCGGCATTGGCTTCATTAACTGATGCTAATTTGTTTGACGAGATTGGTCGCGAATTGTATTGGGAAGGTGGAAAAAGAACTACTGAAATCCGTTTTGGTAAGTTTACAACCGGCGCAGGAACATCGGTTAAAGAAGCATACACTGTTCTTTATCCAATTCCATCTGCTGCTTTGGTTTCGAATGCAAACCTGGAACAAAATCCAGGCTATTAAGATTAAATCATATTTTTTTGACAAAAATGCTCGATCATTTCGGGCATTTTTGTTTTTTTATAGGTGTATTAAATAATCCGTTTTATAATGACCCGTTGGTTGCTTTTGGTTTTTACATTTCTTGTTTTTAGTTGTAGTTCAAAAGAATCTTCGGATCGGGTGGCAGATCAGCTTTTTGAATCTTTAAAAGAAAATCAGGCTAAGATTGTGATCTCAATTGGCGGAAATAATTTTTACCCCCAAGAAAGTATCTTCTCCGGTCAGGTGCTGATCTCAGACAATCTGATGAGCCTTACATTAACGGATCAATTTGAAGGTAAAACAATTATTAATCTGGGCGGAGAAAAATGGTATGCCGCCAAGCCGATCAAAAAAGCGATCGGATCGGAGGGACCGATTGAAACCAGCATTAAAATGGGTAAGATCGTTGATAAGGAGAAGATGATTGGGGAGGGTTACATGTTGGCTGAGGGCGAGATTACTGCCACAACATTTACAAAAGATAAAATGGTGTTCCGGTTTAAGGGAAAAGTTGGCAAATACAGCGACTTCCAACAGCCCGACAAATATATTCCCGCCGAGGGCTTGATCGTTTATAAAAAGCCGTCTGTTAGTTTGGGCAACATTACCGAAAAAGAAGCTTTCAGCTCCTCCATATCCAATTAAATGACAACAAATTACATGCGCTTCCTTCATACGGCGGCGATTTTTACCTTCCTGTTCTCTATTTCTTCTTGCAAAGATTCCAAGAAATCAGACGGCTTGTTTGAGGAAATGGATGCCTCCGTGACAGGCATTGATTTTGTCAATAAAGTGGAAGACAAGGAGGATATTAACATTTTCAATTATCGCAATTTCTACAATGGCGGCGGCGTGGCAATCGGGGATATCAATAATGATGGCTTGCCCGACATCTACTTTACTGCCAATATGGGCGATAATAAGCTCTATTTAAACAAAGGCAATTTTCAATTCGAAGACATTACCAACAAAGCGGGCGTTGCAGAGCCGAGCAAATGGAGCACAGGCGTTGTGATGGTGGATATTAATGGCGATAATTTGCTTGATATCTATGTTTGCAATGCGGGTTATCAAAAATTCGTCAACAAACAGGGCAACTCACTTTACATAAATAACGGCGACCAGACATTCACAGAATCGGCTGCACAATATGGCCTGAATGACTCCGGCTATACAACACACGCTGCATTTTTAGACTATGATCTGGATGGCGACCTGGACGCTTACATCCTGAATAACAGTTTCATTCCGGTTAATACATTGAATTATGCTAACGATCGGAACACCCGCGCCAAAGACTGGCCTGTAAAGGATTTTTTGAAAGGCGGAGGTGATAAACTGCTGCGGAATGACAACGGTAAATTTGTGGACGTAAGCCAGGAAGCAGGCATTTATGGCAGCTTGATCGGTTTTGGCCTGGGCGTTACAGTGGGGGACATTAACGGCGACCAGTATCCCGACATTTACATCTGTAATGACTTTTACGAAAAGGATTATTTGTATATCAATCAAAAGGACGGCACATTCTCAGAAGAGCTTGAAAAACGCGTAAAACACACAAGCCTGGCTTCCATGGGCGCAGATATGGCAGACATTAACAACGATGGTTATCCCGAGTTGTTTGTTACAGATATGCTGCCGCGCGATGAGTATCGCTACAAAACAACCACATCATTTGAAAACCATTATCTCTTTAACCTCAAAAAAGAAAAGGGTTTTCACAACCAATACATGCAGAACAGCCTGCAATTCAACAATCAGGACGGGACTTTCAGTGAGATTGCGAATTACTCGGGCGTTGCGGCGAGTGATTGGAGCTGGGGTGCATTGATGTTTGATGCTGATAATGATTCCAAAACGGACATTTACGTTTGCAACGGCATTTACCACGACATTCTGGATCAGGATTTTATCGACTTTTTCGCCAACGAGGTTACCCAGAAAATGGTGATGTCCGGCGAGAAGGAGAACATGCAGAACATTATTGATAAAATGCCTTCAAATCCGGTTCCAAACAATTTTTTTCATAATGAGGGTGATTTGCAATTTAAGGAGCGTGCCGATGAATTTGGGTTAGGCACAAAGTCATTTTCCAATGGAGCGGCCTATGCGGATCTCGATAATGATGGGGACTTGGATTTGGTTGTAAATAATGTGAACCAAAACTGTTTTGTTTATAAAAATAAAAGCGAAGCCAAGCCTGAAAAAAACCATTATATCAAGCTGAAACTGACGGGGGAGGGCAAAAATACCTATGCGATTGGTTCAAAAATCGAGGTTTTTGCGGGTAAGCAGGTTTTCAGCAAACAAGTAAATCCTGCACGTGGATTTCAGTCCAGCACAGAATATCCGGTGACGATCGGCTTAGGGAAAATTGCTTCCATTGACTCCATTCGCATTATTTGGCCAAATAGAAAAGTAACAAGTCATCCGAAAATTGTGGCGGATACGACATTGAATTTCAAGATTAGCGATGTCGGCGCAGTTTTCAGTAATCCAGTTCAGCAAAAAACAATGTTGCTGACGGAAGTTGCGAACAACGGATTTGATGCACATCAGGAAGACAAATACGAAGACTTTTACCACGAAAGAAACATTCCGATGTTGCTCTCACAGGAAGGCCCGAAGGCCGCGATCGGGGATGTGGATGGCGACGGCAATGCGGATGTGTATATGTGCGGCGCGAAAGGGCAGGGCGGACAACTTGTATTTGCAGAAAGGCAGCTCATTTGTAAAATTAACGCAAAAAGTTTTCACAGATCTCGCAGGCTTCGAGGACACTGCGGCAACGTTCTTTGACGCCGATGGCGACGGTGACCTTGACCTCGTGGTTGGAAGCGGAGGAAATGAAACGCTTGTCACCAGCCCGGATTTGCCTACAAGGCTCTATTTAAATGATGGAAAGGGCAATTTTGCAATCAATACGCGTGCATTACCACCCAATTCCATGAACACAGCTGTGATCGTTGTGCATGACTATGACAATGATGGCGACATGGATCTTTTTCGTCGGAAGCCGCAGCGTGCCGCGCGAATATGGATCCAGCCCGAGGAGTTATCTATATCAGAATGATGGAAAGGGCGTTTTCAAAGAAGTAGGAAAGACTATTGCTCCGGAGCTGGCCAAGTTAGGCATGGTTCGCGACGCTTCCTGGGCGGATGTGGATGGCGACAAAACGAAGGAGTTGATCATTGCAGGCGACTGGATGGCGCCGGTGATTTTGAAATACAACGGAGGTAAATTCGTGCGAATGGCCTCCGGCCTCGAACCTTATGCAGGTTTCTGGGGATGCCTGAAAGTGGCGGATATGGACGGCGATGGCGATCAGGACATTATTTTTGGCAACATAGGCGAGAATTTTTCACTGAAAGCATCGGCTAATGCGCCGCTCAAAATCTGGATTAATGATTTTAACAAAAACGGGACCATCGAAAAAGTAATGACCAAGACGGTTGACGAGCGTGATATGCCGATTTTGTTGAAACGAGAGTTGACAACGCAGTTTCCATTCTTGAAGAAAGAAAGTTTGAAACATTCCGAATATGCGAACAAATCCGTTCAGGATCTATTTCCCAAAGATTTGATGAAATCGGCTGTTGAAAAATCAGTCAATTATCTCAAATCTGCGGTGGCGGTAAATGATGGGAAAGGCCGTTTTGCGATCCAAGCATTGCCGCATATGGCGCAAATATCTTGTTTGAATGCCATCGAAAGCGCTGATGTAAATGCCGATGGCAAGCCGGATCTTATAGTCGGCGGCAATTACACGCATTTCATTCCACAGCTCGGCGCACTGGACGCTTGCCGTGGTAATGTGCTGATTAACAAGGGAAACATGCAGTTCGATTTGTTATTAAGCACGCAGAGTGGCTACGCCATCGACGGCGAAGTGAAGCAGATCAGCCCAATCAACATTCAGGGCGCGCCTTACCTGATCAATCTCGTAAGCAATGCGAAGCCCGTTCTTTTCAAGCTTAATAAGCCGCGAGCGGCTAATTTGTAATCCATGCTTTTTCAAAAAATATTTTATAAAATCCTGCTCTTCGTCTTGATCCTGGCCGGTTTTTCGTGCTCGAAGGAAAAGGACATTTCGGAGTATGATTTTGATCTACTAACTGCCGAAAAAACCGGAATCGACTTCTCCAACACGCTGAAACCCACCAAGGATTTCAACATTTTCTACTACATGTATTTTTACAATGGCGGTGGTGTGGGCGCGGGTGATCTGAATAATGATGGACTTGTAGACCTGTGCTTTTCGGCCAACCAGGAGCCTAACCGCATTTACCTGAACAAGTCAGGGATGAGGTTCGAGGATGTGACGGAGAAGGCAAATTTCAAAGGGAATAAGGGTTGGTCGAATGGTGTGTCAATCGTAGACATTAATCAGGATGGAATGCTGGACATTTATATCAGCCAGGTTGGGGATTTTGAGTCGATGAAGGGGCATAACCTCCTGTTTGTATGCCAGGAAATTAAGGACGGCGTGCCTGTTTATGCAGAAAAATCGAAAGAATATGCCTTGGATTTAGTCGTTTTCGGCACGCAGGCTATGTTTTTCGATTATGATCTCGACGGTGATCTGGACATGTTTCAATTAAACCATTCTGTTCACCAGAATGGCACATTTGGTCGGAGAGCGCTTTTTGAAAACGTGTATCATCCATTGGCAGGTGACAAGTTGTTGAGAAATGACAATGGAAAATATATTGAAGTGTCTAAAACAACGGGCATTCACAGTTCGGCATTAGGTTATGGCCTCGGGTTAGGTGTCGGCGACATCAATTTCGACGGCTACCCCGATATGTACATTGGCAATGACTTTCATGAAAATGATTATTTGTATATCAATCAAAAAAACGGTGCATTCCGGGACATGACGGACTCGTCGATCATGCATACGAGCCAGTTTTCGATGGGCGTCGACATTGCGGATTTGAATAATGATATTTTCCCGGAAATCGTGTCGCTGGATATGCTTCCTTCCAATTACGAGATCCTCAAAAAATCGGAAGGGGAGGATATGTACAGCATTTTTAAATACAAGATTAGGCAGGGTTATAACTATCAATTGGCCCGTAATAACCTGCAATACAACAACGGAAACGGCACATTCAGTGAAATCGGCATGTATTCCGGTGTGCATTCGACGGACTGGTCATGGGCCGCACTTTTTTCTGATTTTGATAATGATGGTTTGAAAGACTTGTTCATTTCCAATGGCATTCCAAAGCGGATGAATGACACGGATTACATCAAATTTGTGTCTGACGACGTGGTTCAGGAGAAAATCAGGAATAAAAATTTTGACGAAAATGATCCCGGGTTGGCTGATAAGTTGCCCGAAATCAAGCTGAATAACAAATTCTTTGCCAACAAAGGCGATCTCGCGTTCAAGGACATGGACGGGCTGGTCCGTAATGATCAGGTTTCCTACTCCAACGGCTCCATTTACGCAGATCTGGACAATGATGGCGACCTGGACATTGTGACCAATAACATTAACGAAAAGGCATTTATTTACGAAAACTTGAACAGCAAAAAGGCTGGAAAAGGCGATTTCACGCGACTTTATCTCAAAGGCAAGCCGGGTAACCTCAACGCAATTGGGGCTAAATGTCTGGTTTTCAAAAAGGACAAAGTGTTGAGTTTCGAGAAGTTTCCGGTTCGTGGTTTTCAGTCGAGTATGGAAGTGCCTTTGCACATTGGTTTGGGTAAAAAAGCTGATGTGGATTCCATGATTGTCATTTGGCCGAATAACCGGTTTCAAGTGCTCAAAACGGTCGATTTGAAGGATTCACTGGCATTGTCTTACAAAAATGATCTTCCTGTTTTTGATTACAATAAATTGAAAGCAAGCCGGGAAACAAAAGACTATGCGTTTGAAGACATTGCTGTGCAGTTGGGCGTGGATGTGAAGCATGAAGAGAATAATTTCGTAGAATTTGACCGTAACTCGCTCATTCCGTTCGAAGTAACAGCAGACGGGCCTGCATTGGCGATTGCCGACATTAACCATGATGGATTGGACGACATTTTCATTGGCTCTTCCAAGAAGCAGCGAAACCACCTATTTGTTCAAACCAACAGCGGTGTTTTCAAGGAATCTGTTCAGCCCGCTTTGCTGAAAGACAGCACTTATGAAGAGATTAGCGCTGAGTGGGTGGATGTAAATCGCGACGGTCATCCGGATCTCGTGGTGGCAACTGGCGGTAATGAATATGTCAACAATTCTGAATTTCAGATGCCACGGATTTATCTTAATGATGGCAAGGGAAACCTGAGTGTGAAGGTCGATGCATTTACGAACATTTACGTGACTGCTTCCTGTGTTATCCCCTTTGATTTTACGGGGGATGGCATGGTGGATCTTTTCATTGGCGGTCGTGCTGTGCCGTTGAATTATGGTGAAATTCCGAAGTCTTATTTGTTGAAAAACGACGGTTCCGGCAAGTTTACGGATGTTACGAGCCAATATGCCAAAGAACTTTCGTCCATTGGCTATGTAAAAAATGCCAAACTGGCCGATCTGGATAAAGACGGTGATCAGGACTTGTTGCTGGCATCGGAATGGGACGGAATTTGCATGATGCAGAATGATGGCAAAAGCTTCTCCAAGAAAATGCTGACCGACAAAAAAGGCTGGTGGAA
It includes:
- a CDS encoding FG-GAP repeat domain-containing protein produces the protein MCICAARKGRADNLYLQKGSSFVKLTQKVFTDLAGFEDTAATFFDADGDGDLDLVVGSGGNETLVTSPDLPTRLYLNDGKGNFAINTRALPPNSMNTAVIVVHDYDNDGDMDLFRRKPQRAARIWIQPEELSISE
- a CDS encoding RagB/SusD family nutrient uptake outer membrane protein, which produces MKTNQIYKLLVTGVCMATLSACTDLVNEEKDSVVNKVVEGNFAPVNVPEALASAYKDLSTYSDQAGIYALGQHTTAEMIPPTRGVDWGDNGVWRTLDQHTWDASHSYILSAWNNLNQRAYKATEIIASNPTAVQKAQAQFLRAYNMHWVMDYWGSVPVREVTQGVNDLPKVLSRSEAFDYIVKDLEEALPNLPKKGPSVNNGTASKAAANFLLAKLYLNKAIYKGATPEGPYTFDKADMAKVVTYVDAVTADGYSLEKDYFSAFSSAAKTEPIFNVQEGTAQNRWMMTLHYGQNPSGWNGFATLADFYDTFEAKDTRIGKPAKKDGTQFSGISYGFLIGQQYDEKGKVIIDTRTQKPLQFTKDVPLAGAATDKGIRVIKYHPANAGKYLLMRYAEAYLMKAEALLRSGNAAGALTQINALRTMRGASALASLTDANLFDEIGRELYWEGGKRTTEIRFGKFTTGAGTSVKEAYTVLYPIPSAALVSNANLEQNPGY
- a CDS encoding SusC/RagA family TonB-linked outer membrane protein, producing MMNLSFHVFRRHDSSNAKNIATRERFAGKGTGLFAILMILIGFTTNALAQDVNVSGKVTDAKTGGIPGVTITIKGSTKGTNTDVEGNYQISVPGNSTLTFSAIGYETQDVAVGNKSTLNVTLAEDVKALEEVVVVGYGTVKKKDATGAVSALGSKDFQKGIVTSPEQLMQGRVAGVQITQSSGEPGGGINVRIRGTSSVLGGNNPLFVIDGVPLSGDNTSSGGDNQGVGRQPAKNPLNFLNPDDIASMDILKDASATAIYGSRGANGVVLITTKRGKGKGALDYGYSLGISNITKKYDLLDAAGYKAAGGQDQGSNTDWQDLLFKTALTHQHNLSYGGGDASGNYRFSLGYMNQDGIVETSNVKRYSVGFSGTKKFIGDKLTIGSNLNFANTQDTGVPISENIGFEGDLMGSILKANPTRAAYRGDTLNQSTTTEPNPLAFVKLSKDNSNTLRALGNINAELEIFSGLKFKTVLGFDKSMSTRKQAYSRDLVVAGIEKIGRVYIRDVESNNQLMENYFTYDKEIGSVTLNALLGYSYQSFESGSKNVAAANFRTSNLDLMINNLGIAGTVGIKDATALSSVGSVIQNSSYTKDELQSYFGRLNLGFGSKYLFTGTLRVDGSSKFGGNNKYGYFPSGAFKWKLVEEDFIPKTVFTDLSLRIGYGVTGNQAIPHNVYDRRDRYDGYSINQGGDGITGGGLNAVAFNNPDLRWESTAAVNLGIDFSILKGRLSGTVDLYNKSTKDLLFKVVAAQPAPNPFVYRNLDTDIQNRGIELALTGVIVDGKKFSWEMVFNASYNKNLVKNLIGTYDTGEINGQGLSGAFAQRLAEGQPLFAYFLREFGGFDDNGNSLYPAGDFQTFLGGKSPLPKVNAGLTNNLAFGPFDMSLFFNGVFGHYLYSNTANAFFTQGSFANGRNVTKDVIGNGEGALNAPDVSTRFLEKGNFVRLQNLSLGYRVPMKANKVLSNARIFVTGQNLLTFTKYSGQDPEVSTNKSLNDIPSFGIDYTAYPRARTWTVGVNVSF
- a CDS encoding VCBS repeat-containing protein, giving the protein MLFQKIFYKILLFVLILAGFSCSKEKDISEYDFDLLTAEKTGIDFSNTLKPTKDFNIFYYMYFYNGGGVGAGDLNNDGLVDLCFSANQEPNRIYLNKSGMRFEDVTEKANFKGNKGWSNGVSIVDINQDGMLDIYISQVGDFESMKGHNLLFVCQEIKDGVPVYAEKSKEYALDLVVFGTQAMFFDYDLDGDLDMFQLNHSVHQNGTFGRRALFENVYHPLAGDKLLRNDNGKYIEVSKTTGIHSSALGYGLGLGVGDINFDGYPDMYIGNDFHENDYLYINQKNGAFRDMTDSSIMHTSQFSMGVDIADLNNDIFPEIVSLDMLPSNYEILKKSEGEDMYSIFKYKIRQGYNYQLARNNLQYNNGNGTFSEIGMYSGVHSTDWSWAALFSDFDNDGLKDLFISNGIPKRMNDTDYIKFVSDDVVQEKIRNKNFDENDPGLADKLPEIKLNNKFFANKGDLAFKDMDGLVRNDQVSYSNGSIYADLDNDGDLDIVTNNINEKAFIYENLNSKKAGKGDFTRLYLKGKPGNLNAIGAKCLVFKKDKVLSFEKFPVRGFQSSMEVPLHIGLGKKADVDSMIVIWPNNRFQVLKTVDLKDSLALSYKNDLPVFDYNKLKASRETKDYAFEDIAVQLGVDVKHEENNFVEFDRNSLIPFEVTADGPALAIADINHDGLDDIFIGSSKKQRNHLFVQTNSGVFKESVQPALLKDSTYEEISAEWVDVNRDGHPDLVVATGGNEYVNNSEFQMPRIYLNDGKGNLSVKVDAFTNIYVTASCVIPFDFTGDGMVDLFIGGRAVPLNYGEIPKSYLLKNDGSGKFTDVTSQYAKELSSIGYVKNAKLADLDKDGDQDLLLASEWDGICMMQNDGKSFSKKMLTDKKGWWNFVMPYDFDGDGDLDILAGNLGSNSRMQANAEQPVKMYINDYDGNGRKEPLLTYYLNGKEALFPTKLEMEKQMPVIRKKYIFATDFAKASLGDLVGEDKLKAAQVLSADYFQNAVMVNDGKGNFEVKPLGYKAQWTPFYDAQIIDANGDKLPDVLIMGNFYNCNIQMGRYDSDFGTVLINRGNCNFTPESLKGLQVKGQVKHLKNIKLKSGNAIVAARNDDKLVVIRRKK
- a CDS encoding FG-GAP repeat domain-containing protein, with the translated sequence MTMTMMATWIFFVGSRSVPREYGSSPRSYLYQNDGKGVFKEVGKTIAPELAKLGMVRDASWADVDGDKTKELIIAGDWMAPVILKYNGGKFVRMASGLEPYAGFWGCLKVADMDGDGDQDIIFGNIGENFSLKASANAPLKIWINDFNKNGTIEKVMTKTVDERDMPILLKRELTTQFPFLKKESLKHSEYANKSVQDLFPKDLMKSAVEKSVNYLKSAVAVNDGKGRFAIQALPHMAQISCLNAIESADVNADGKPDLIVGGNYTHFIPQLGALDACRGNVLINKGNMQFDLLLSTQSGYAIDGEVKQISPINIQGAPYLINLVSNAKPVLFKLNKPRAANL